The Amycolatopsis japonica nucleotide sequence TGCGCTCGATGTCGAACGCGAGGGTCTTGATCGCCGGATCGGTCGTGTGGTCCCGCGCCCAGCCCGCCATGGTGACGGCCTGAAGGTGGTGCACCGACATGTCCTGCGCGAAGCCGACCTCGACCGAGCCCGTGCCCGGGGTCTTCTGCTCCGGCTCGGAGTCGATCAGCCTGGTCGTCAGCGCGCCGAGGCCGAAGCCGAGGATCAGCATGACGACCAGGGCGGCCCCGATCACCAGCCATCGGCTCTTGGCCGACCTTGAGACGTCTTCCTGGAGATCGGGGTCCACTTGGCTCACTTACTTGCTCGCGGGCGCCGAGGGCTGGGTCGCGGGTGCGGACGGCTGACCGGCGCCGGGCTGGTCCGGCTGGGTGCCCGCGCTGCCCTTGTAATCCATCGGCTTCGCGTCCGGCCCCGGCGGGGTCGGGTCGAAGTCGCCCGGCTCGATCTGCGCGTCGCAGGTGGCGTCACGCTCGGGGTACGCGCCGTACGGGTTGGTGCGCAGGGCGGCGATGAACTGGTCGATCCGCTCGTCGGAGGCGGAGTCCAGCTTCAGCTGGTGGCCCCAGGACTGCACGGAGATCGGCTTGTCCAGGTTCGGGTACGGCGACATCACCGTGTACGGCTTGCCCTCGACGCGGACCCGCAGCAGCTCCAGCGCGTCGCCGGAGATCTGCGCCGGGTTGTAGGCGATCCAGACCGCGCCGTGCTCGAGACCGTGGACCATGTTCTCGTTGCGGACGGCCTTCTCGTAGACGACGCCGTTGCACGCGGCCCAGGCCTGGTCGTGCGGGCCACCGAAGGGCGGGGTCTTGTCGTAGGCGACGCGCTCGGCGGCGCTGACGTGCACGGAACCCTCGTAGGTGGCCGTGGTCACGCCCGCGATCCGCTTCGACGGGTCCGGGTCCTGCTGAGAGGGGGCGAAGGCGGCCGCGGCCTCTTCACGGGTCTTCTGCTCACGCTTGGGCGCCGAAGCGACCATGTAATAGGTGACCACCGAGGCAGCCAGGACGACGATCGCGACGACGGCGATGATCGTGCCCCAGGGCGTGCCCTTCTTGGACACGACGGAACTACGGGCGGCCTTCATCGCGTTCTTCGACGACGCGCCCTTTTTTCTGGTTGTCCCGTTAGCCATGGCTCCTGCGTTCTCCGAAGGGGGTGGTCCCTGCGCGGGCCAGTGTAGAGACCGCGCGTCTGATCACCGTGAACAGTTCGAAGATCACCGGCTTGGCTCACACCTTCCGGCGGTCGCTGCGAAGCCCGGACCAGGTCACACCTAGAATTCCGCGAGTGACTCCCGCAGCTCTCGCCGACCTGGTCCGTAACTCCGCCGTGCAGGTTCTCACCGCGCGCGGCCTCGACGATTCCGTGCTGCCGGAGAAGGTGACGATCGAGCGTCCCCGCAATCCCGAGCACGGTGATTACGCGACCAACCTGGCGCTGCAGGTGGCCAAGAAGGCGGGCATGAAGCCCCGTGACTTCGCCGACGCGCTGGCCGAGGCGCTCTCGGCCACCGACGGCATCGACTCGGCCGAGGTCGCCGGGCCGGGCTTCCTCAACCTGCGGCTCGCCGCCGACGCGCAGGGCCAGATCGTCCAGCAGGTGCTCGACGCCGGGGAGAAGTACGGCCTCGGCGACGCGCTGGCGGGCGTCAAGATCAACCTCGAGTTCGTTTCGGCGAATCCGACCGGCCCGATCCACCTCGGCGGCACCCGCTGGGCCGCGGTCGGCGACGCGCTGGGCCGCGTGCTGTCCGCGCAGGGCGGCCTGGTCACCCGGGAGTACTACTTCAACGACCACGGCGCGCAGATCGACCGCTTCGTCCGCTCGCTGATCGCCGCCGCCAAGGGCGAGCCCGCCCCCGAGGACGGCTACGCGGGCGGCTACATCAACGACATCGCCGCCGAGGTCATCCGCCAGGAGCCGAGCGCGCTGTCGCTGCCCGACGACGAGCGGGCCGAGACCTTCCGCCGGGTCGGCATCGAGCTGATGTTCACCGAGATCAAACAGAGCCTGCACGATTTCGGCACCGATTTCGACGTCTACTTCCACGAGAACTCGCTGCACGAGTCCGGCGCCGTGGCGACCTCGGTCCAGCAGTTGAAGGACTCCGGGAACCTGTACTTCGAAGACGGCGCCTGGTGGCTCAAGTCCAAGGAGCACGGCGACGACAAGGACCGCGTCGTCATCAAGAAGGACGGCAACCCGGCCTACATCGCCGGTGACCTCGCCTACTTCCAGGACAAGCGCAAGCGCGGTTTCGACCTGTGCATCTACATGCTCGGCGCGGACCACCACGGCTACATCGCCCGGCTCAAGGCCGCGGCGGCCGCCTTCGGTGACGACCCGGCCGTCGTCGAGGTGCTGATCGGCCAGATGGTCAACCTGGTCTCCGAGGGCAAACCGGTCCGGATGAGCAAGCGCGCCGGCACCGTGATCACCATGGAGGACCTCGTCGGCACCGTCGGCGTGGACGCCGCCCGCTACGAGCTGATCCGCTACTCCGTCGATTCCACTTTGGACATCGACCTGGACCTGCTTCGCAAGCACTCCAACGACAACCCGGTCTACTACGTCCAGTACGCCCACGCGCGGCTGGCCTCGTTGCAGCGCAACGCTTCCGACCTCGGACTGAAATCCGATGGCGAAGTCGACTTCGGCCTGCTTACGCTGCCCGCCGAGGGCGATCTGATCCGCACGATCGGCGAATTCCCGACCGTCCTCCGCCGGGCCGCACAGCTGCGCGAACCGCACCGCGTCGCCCGGTACCTCGAAGAGCTCGCCGGCGCGTACCACAAGTTCTACACGGTCGGCCGTGTTCTTCCCCAGGGCGACGAGGAGGCCACCCCCCTCACGTTCGCCCGGCTCGCGCTGTGCCAGGCCGCCCGTCAGGTGCTGGCGAACGGCCTCAACGTGCTCGGTGTCTCTGCTCCGGAACGGATGTAACCCAGAATGGCTCACCCCGCGGGCCCCCGCCACGCCGACGTCTACCCCCACGCCGACGCCTCCGGTTTCCCGCCGTCGAGTCCGGAAGAACTCGACAGGCTGTACCCGAAAGTCTGGCCCCGCAACACTTTCCGGGGCGGTGACGGCGTCGTCCGCATCGCGGGTGTCGACGTCCGCGAACTCGCCGAGAAGTACGGCACGCCGCTGTTCGTCGTCGACGAGGCCGACTTCAAGTCCCGGTGCGCCGACTACGCCGAGGCGTTCGACGACCCGGCGCTCGTGCACTACGCGTCCAAGGCGTTCCTGTCCATCGAGATCGCCCGCTGGGTGGCCGAACAGGGGCTGAGCCTGGACGTCTGCAGCGGCGGCGAACTCGCCGTGGCGCAGCGCGCGAACTTCCCGGCCGAGCGGATCACCTTCCACGGCAACAACAAGGCGCTGTCCGAACTGGAAGCCGCGGTCGAAGCCGGCGTCGGCACGGTCGTGGTCGACTCCTACTACGAGATCGCGCGGCTGGCCGACGTCGCCGCCCGGCACGACATCGTGCAGAACGTCCTCATCCGGGTCACGGTCGGCGTCGAGGCGCATACGCACGAATTCATCGCGACCGCCCACGAGGACCAGAAGTTCGGTTTCTCGCTGGCCTCCGGTGACGCGGCCGAGGCCGTGCGCCGCGTGCTCAACGCGCCGTCGCTCAAGCTGATCGGCCTGCACAGCCACATCGGTTCGCAGATCTTCGACGCCGACGGTTTCGAGGTCGCGGCCCGCCGCGTGGTCGGGCTGCTGGCCGAACTCGGCAAGGAGCACGGCCCCGAACTGCTCGACCAGCTGTCGATCGTCGACCTCGGCGGTGGTTTCGGTATCGCCTACACCGACAAGGACAACCCGCCGCCGCCCGCGCAGATGATCACGCAGATCCGCGAGATCGTCCGCAAGGAATGCGAGTACGCGGGCCTTCCGGTGCCGAAGATCGCCGGCGAGCCCGGCCGCGCCATCGCCGGTCCCGGCACGATCACGCTGTACGAGGTCGGCACCATCAAGGACGTCTCGCTCGGCGACAAGGCCGCCCGGCGTTACGTCAGCGTCGACGGCGGGATGAGCGACAACATCCGCACCGCCCTCTACGACGCGGTGTACGACTGCCGTCTCGTATCCCGGTCGGCCGACGACGATGGCGACGGCCAGGTGGGTGCCGCGCTGTCCCGGGTCGTGGGAAAACACTGTGAGTCCGGCGACATCGTCGTCCGTGACTGCTGGCTCCCCGACACCCTTGCTCCCGGCGACCTGCTCGCCGTGGCGGCCACCGGGGCGTACTGCTACTCGATGGCCAGCGGGTACAACCGGCAGCCGCGGCCCGCGGTGGTGGCCGTGCGCAACGGCAGCGCCCGCGTGCTGCTGCGGCGGGAGACGACGGACGACATGCTGCGCCTGGAGGTCTAGCAAGTGTCTACTGTGGACGGACGCGTGATCAGGGTCGCCCTGCTGGGCTGCGGGACGGTCGGCGGAGAGGTGGTCCGGCTGCTCACCGAGCAGGCCGAGGAGCTCGCCGCCAGGGCGGGCGCCAGGGTGGAGCTGGCGGGTATCGCGGTGCGGCGCCCCGACAAGCACCCCGAGCTGCCGCCGGAGCTGGTGACCTCCGACGTGACGAAGCTCGTGACCTCCCCGGACGTCGACGTCGTCGTCGAACTGGTCGGCGGTATCGAGCCGGTGCGGCAGTGGCTGCTCGACGCGCTCAAGGCCGGGAAATCCGTTGTCACGGCAAACAAAGCGCTTCTGGCCGAGCATTCCGCGGAGCTGTTCGAGGCCGCCGACGCGGCAGGCGTCGACCTCTATTTCGAGGCCGCCGTGGCCGGGGCGATCCCGCTGCTGCGCCCGCTGCGCGAATCGATGGCCGGTGACCGCATCACCCGCGTGATGGGCATCGTCAACGGCACCACCAACTACATCCTCTCCGCGATGGACTCCACCGGCGCCGGCTACGCGGAAACGCTGGAAGAGGCCAGCAGGCTCGGATACGCCGAGGCGGATCCGACGGCCGACGTCGACGGCTACGACGCGGCGTCCAAGGCCGCGATCCTCGCCTCGCTCGCGTTCCACACCCGCGTGACCGCGTCCGACGTGCACCGCGAGGGCATCGCCGACGTCACCGCGTCGGATCTCGCCGCGGCGAACGTGCTGGGCCGCACGGTGAAACTGCTCGCCATCTGCGAGCGCGTCACCGCGGACGACGGCACCGAATCCGTTTCGGCGCGCGTGCATCCGGTGATGATCCCGCGCGGTCACCAGCTCGCCGGGGTCGGCGGCGCGTACAACGCCGTCTACGTCGAGGCCGACGCCGCCGGTGAGCTCATGTTCTACGGTCAGGGCGCCGGTGGCGCGCCGACCGCGAGTGCCGTGCTCGGCGACCTCGTCGCGGTGGCTCGAAACCGGGTCGTCGGCGGCCGTGGCCCGCGCGAATCCGCGCACGCCGCGCTCCCGGTCAGGCCGATGGGCCAGACGCCGACGCGGTACCACGTCAGTCTCGACGTGGCCGATCGAGCGGGCGTCCTCGCCCAGGTGGCCCAGGCGTTCGCCGGGCACGGTGTCAGCATCGCCGCCGTGCGCCAGCGCGACGCGAACGACACGGCCAGCCTGGTCGTGGTCACCCACCTGGCGCCGGACGCGGCATTGCGGTCCACTGTGGACGACATTGCGAAGCTCGATGTGGTGAACCAGGTCGTCAGTGTGATGCGTGTGGAAGGCGAAGACCAGTGATTCCCCAACCATGGCCAGGAATCATCCAGGCTTATCCCGACCGGATCCCGGTCCCGTCCGGCGCGAAGGTGATCACGCTCGGCGAAGGCAACACCCCGCTGCTGCCCGCGCCGCACCTCTCGGAACTGACCGGCTGCGAGGTCCACCTCAAGGTCGAAGGCGCGAACCCGACCGGGTCGTTCAAGGACCGCGGGATGACCGTGGCCATCACGCACGCGCTCGCCAGCGGGCTCAAGGCGGTCATCTGCGCCTCCACCGGCAACACGTCGGCCTCGGCCGCGGCGTACGCGGCCCGCGCCGGGCTCACCTGCGCGGTGCTCGTCCCGCAGGGCAAGATCGCGATGGGCAAACTCGCCCAGGCCGTCCTGCACGGCGCGCGGATCCTGCAGGTGGACGGCAACTTCGACGACTGCCTCGAACTGGCGCAGAAGACCGCGATCGACTACCCGGTGACCTTGGTCAACTCGGTCAACCCGGTGCGTATCGCCGGCCAGAAATCGGCCGCGTTCGAGATCTGCGACGTGCTCGGCCGGGCACCGGACATCCACTGCCTGCCGGTCGGCAACGCGGGCAACATCACCGCCTACTGGGCCGGATATTCCGAGTACGCGGGCGACGGTGTGGTGAAGAACACCCCGCGCATGTTCGGTTTCCAGGCGGCGGGTGCCGCGCCGCTCGTGCACGGCGAGCCGGTGGCCGATCCGGACACGATCGCGACCGCGATCCGCATCGGCAGCCCCGCTTCCTGGGACGGCGCGATGAAGGCGAAGAACGCCTCCGCCGGGCTGTTCGAGGCGATCACCGACGAGAAGATCCTCGAGGCGTACCGGCTGCTGGCCCGCAAGGAAGGCGTGTTCGTCGAGCCCGCCTCGGCGACCAGCGTCGCGGGCCTGCTCGCCACGGCCGCCGACGGCCGCCTGCCCAAGGGCTCGACCGTTGTGTGCACCGTCACGGGACACGGTCTGAAGGATCCGGCCACGGCGCTGGAGGGCAACGTCGAGGTCGAGCCGCTCGCCGTCGACCCGACCGCCGTCGCCGCCGCGCTGGACTTGCGATGACCCTGCTCAAGATCAAGGTCCCGGCGTCTTCGGCGAACCTCGGCCCGGGGTTCGACGCGCTCGGCCTGGCGCTCGCGCTGTACGACCGCGTCGAACTCCAGATCACCGACGCCGGGCTCAAGATCGAGGTGACCGACGTCGGCGCGGGCGGCGTGGACGACGTCCCGACCGACGAATCGCACCTGGTCGTGCGGGCCTTCCGGCGCGGTTGCGAGCATCTCGGTCTCCGGCCGCCCGGCGTGCACCTGCGCTGTTTCAACGCCATCCCGCACGCCCGCGGCCTCGGCTCGTCCGCGTCCGCCGTGGTGACCGGGGTCGCGGCGGCGTACGCACTGGCTGAGAAGCCCCTGGACGACGACGCCCTGCAGCTGGCGGCCGAGTTCGAGGGGCACGCCGACAACGCCGCGGCGAGCCTGCTGGGCGGCTTCGTGGTGGCGTGGAACGAGGGCGAGCGGTTCCGCGCCGAACGGCTCCAGCCGCATCACGACATCCGGCCCGTGGTCGCCGTCCCGGCGCTGCGGTCCTCGACCGACGCCACCCGCGGGCTGCTTCCCGACCGGGTCCCGCACGCCGACGCGGCGTTCACGGCCGGTCGCGCGGCACTCGCGGTGCACGCGCTGACCGCGCGCCCCGACCTGTTGCTCTCCGCGACCGAAGATCGGCTCCATCAGCATTACCGGGCGTCCGCGTACCCGGCGAGCAGCGAATTGGTGCGCGCGCTGCGGGCCGAAGGGGTGGCCGCGGCCAT carries:
- a CDS encoding homoserine dehydrogenase, with amino-acid sequence MSTVDGRVIRVALLGCGTVGGEVVRLLTEQAEELAARAGARVELAGIAVRRPDKHPELPPELVTSDVTKLVTSPDVDVVVELVGGIEPVRQWLLDALKAGKSVVTANKALLAEHSAELFEAADAAGVDLYFEAAVAGAIPLLRPLRESMAGDRITRVMGIVNGTTNYILSAMDSTGAGYAETLEEASRLGYAEADPTADVDGYDAASKAAILASLAFHTRVTASDVHREGIADVTASDLAAANVLGRTVKLLAICERVTADDGTESVSARVHPVMIPRGHQLAGVGGAYNAVYVEADAAGELMFYGQGAGGAPTASAVLGDLVAVARNRVVGGRGPRESAHAALPVRPMGQTPTRYHVSLDVADRAGVLAQVAQAFAGHGVSIAAVRQRDANDTASLVVVTHLAPDAALRSTVDDIAKLDVVNQVVSVMRVEGEDQ
- the lysA gene encoding diaminopimelate decarboxylase; this encodes MAHPAGPRHADVYPHADASGFPPSSPEELDRLYPKVWPRNTFRGGDGVVRIAGVDVRELAEKYGTPLFVVDEADFKSRCADYAEAFDDPALVHYASKAFLSIEIARWVAEQGLSLDVCSGGELAVAQRANFPAERITFHGNNKALSELEAAVEAGVGTVVVDSYYEIARLADVAARHDIVQNVLIRVTVGVEAHTHEFIATAHEDQKFGFSLASGDAAEAVRRVLNAPSLKLIGLHSHIGSQIFDADGFEVAARRVVGLLAELGKEHGPELLDQLSIVDLGGGFGIAYTDKDNPPPPAQMITQIREIVRKECEYAGLPVPKIAGEPGRAIAGPGTITLYEVGTIKDVSLGDKAARRYVSVDGGMSDNIRTALYDAVYDCRLVSRSADDDGDGQVGAALSRVVGKHCESGDIVVRDCWLPDTLAPGDLLAVAATGAYCYSMASGYNRQPRPAVVAVRNGSARVLLRRETTDDMLRLEV
- the argS gene encoding arginine--tRNA ligase, with the protein product MTPAALADLVRNSAVQVLTARGLDDSVLPEKVTIERPRNPEHGDYATNLALQVAKKAGMKPRDFADALAEALSATDGIDSAEVAGPGFLNLRLAADAQGQIVQQVLDAGEKYGLGDALAGVKINLEFVSANPTGPIHLGGTRWAAVGDALGRVLSAQGGLVTREYYFNDHGAQIDRFVRSLIAAAKGEPAPEDGYAGGYINDIAAEVIRQEPSALSLPDDERAETFRRVGIELMFTEIKQSLHDFGTDFDVYFHENSLHESGAVATSVQQLKDSGNLYFEDGAWWLKSKEHGDDKDRVVIKKDGNPAYIAGDLAYFQDKRKRGFDLCIYMLGADHHGYIARLKAAAAAFGDDPAVVEVLIGQMVNLVSEGKPVRMSKRAGTVITMEDLVGTVGVDAARYELIRYSVDSTLDIDLDLLRKHSNDNPVYYVQYAHARLASLQRNASDLGLKSDGEVDFGLLTLPAEGDLIRTIGEFPTVLRRAAQLREPHRVARYLEELAGAYHKFYTVGRVLPQGDEEATPLTFARLALCQAARQVLANGLNVLGVSAPERM
- the thrB gene encoding homoserine kinase; translated protein: MTLLKIKVPASSANLGPGFDALGLALALYDRVELQITDAGLKIEVTDVGAGGVDDVPTDESHLVVRAFRRGCEHLGLRPPGVHLRCFNAIPHARGLGSSASAVVTGVAAAYALAEKPLDDDALQLAAEFEGHADNAAASLLGGFVVAWNEGERFRAERLQPHHDIRPVVAVPALRSSTDATRGLLPDRVPHADAAFTAGRAALAVHALTARPDLLLSATEDRLHQHYRASAYPASSELVRALRAEGVAAAISGAGPTVLALTTEGILPAGVDVTSFDVTELPIDPGGVQVAAQ
- a CDS encoding DUF3105 domain-containing protein, with translation MKAARSSVVSKKGTPWGTIIAVVAIVVLAASVVTYYMVASAPKREQKTREEAAAAFAPSQQDPDPSKRIAGVTTATYEGSVHVSAAERVAYDKTPPFGGPHDQAWAACNGVVYEKAVRNENMVHGLEHGAVWIAYNPAQISGDALELLRVRVEGKPYTVMSPYPNLDKPISVQSWGHQLKLDSASDERIDQFIAALRTNPYGAYPERDATCDAQIEPGDFDPTPPGPDAKPMDYKGSAGTQPDQPGAGQPSAPATQPSAPASK
- the thrC gene encoding threonine synthase, with the translated sequence MIPQPWPGIIQAYPDRIPVPSGAKVITLGEGNTPLLPAPHLSELTGCEVHLKVEGANPTGSFKDRGMTVAITHALASGLKAVICASTGNTSASAAAYAARAGLTCAVLVPQGKIAMGKLAQAVLHGARILQVDGNFDDCLELAQKTAIDYPVTLVNSVNPVRIAGQKSAAFEICDVLGRAPDIHCLPVGNAGNITAYWAGYSEYAGDGVVKNTPRMFGFQAAGAAPLVHGEPVADPDTIATAIRIGSPASWDGAMKAKNASAGLFEAITDEKILEAYRLLARKEGVFVEPASATSVAGLLATAADGRLPKGSTVVCTVTGHGLKDPATALEGNVEVEPLAVDPTAVAAALDLR